The Pyrenophora tritici-repentis strain M4 chromosome 2, whole genome shotgun sequence genome window below encodes:
- a CDS encoding ComEC, membrane metal-binding protein, with amino-acid sequence MLVITPTATTTPVFTAASTNIATAAPTLPILAIHSVLAALAIPAAPAVLAAPALANYAPTISALTALTPAAFTLNAPTPTVTALIAATLNALALTAIALATLAILATTTLLPLLLLLFLLLLLLRLLLLRPALATLTPTALTPPHSAILPITASALATSSISTIPVLLAALAFPAVPAVSTALFCPLPPTPPPPAVTAVSAAATAPLVAALTTLATFAFLAALNIFAINPTASVLAAPDTLTISTVLTLSLVLVTCTALNILITTPTTPAPVAASAPAILAAYNILTSTSYLLQLIYTSGYCYCYCYSPTFAILATLTVLTILAVLTILAVLIILAASAVLTILAVLVVLAASAVLTILAVLVVLAASAVLTILAVLVVLAASAVLSTLTALTILAVPAVLAIATINLIVNSLAVRPFLALPLLLLLSSQSSQSP; translated from the exons atgctcgttattactcctacggctactactacacctgtgtttactgccgcttctacaaatatcgccactgcggcccctacgcttcctattcttgctatccactccgtccttgctgctctcgccattccagctgctcctgctgtcctcgctgctcctgctctcgctaattacgctcctactatttccgcccttactgctcttactcctgcagcttttactcttaatgcgcctactcctacggttactgctcttattgctgctactcttaatgctctagctctcactgctattgctctcgctactctcgctattcttgctactactact ctcctacccttgctactcctgctattcttactgctcctgctcctacggctcttacttctacgtcctgctcttgctactcttactcctaccgctcttactcctccgcattccgcaatcctccctattactgcttctgctctcgccacttcctctatctctactatccccgtccttcttgctgctctcgctttccccgctgttcccgctgtctctactgctctcttctgccccttacctcctacgcctcctccacctgcggtaactgcggtttcggcggccgctaccgctcctcttgtcgctgctcttactaccctcgctactttcgctttccttgctgctcttaatatcttcgctatcaatcctacggcttctgttctcgctgctcctgatactcttactatctctactgtccttactttgtcccttgtccttgtaacttgcactgctcttaatattcttattactactcctactacccctgcacctgttgccgcttctgcccctgctatccttgctgcttataatatccttacttctacctcttacctcttacagcttatatacacctccggctactgctattgctactgctactctcctactttcgctatcctcgctactcttactgtccttactatcctcgctgttcttactatcctcgctgtcctcattatcctcgctgcttccgctgtccttacaatcctcgctgtcctcgttgtcctcgctgcttccgctgtccttacaatcctcgctgtcctcgttgtcctcgctgcttccgctgtccttacaatcctcgctgtcctcgttgtcctcgctgcttccgctgtcctttctacccttactgcccttactatcctcgctgttcccgctgtccttgcaatcgctacaattaacttaatagttaattcccttgccgttcgcccctttcttgcgctgcccttgttgctcttactgtcctcgcaatcatcgcaatcaccttaa